The segment AAAAAAGCGTCCCATGATTGAGACGCTTTTAGTATTTTTAGAACTTGAAGGTATTAAGACTGCAAAGCTGCTACGCCTGGCAATACTTTTCCTTCCATGTACTCTAGCAAAGCACCACCGCCTGTTGAGACATAAGATACCTTGTCACCATACCCGAGGTTGTTGATCGCAGAGGCAGAATCACCGCCACCGATCAAGGAGAAGCCATCGTTCATCGTGGCTTCTACTACTGCCTCAGCGATAGCCTCTGTGCCCACTGCAAATGTTGGGAACTCGAATACACCCATTGGGCCGTTCCAAAGCACAGTTTTTGAATTAGAAACAACTTCGGAGAAAAGCTTGACAGTCTCTGGTCCGATATCTAATCCTTCCCATCCGTCAGGAATTTCACCTCTGCCAACCACTTTCGTATTGGCGTCATTGTTGAAGTCATCAGCGATCATGTTGTCAACTGGCAGGTACAATTTTACCCCTTTGGCTTCTGCTTTTTTAACCAATTCTTTGGTCAACTCCATTTTGTCATCTTCACACAGTGAGTTACCGATTTTGCCGCCATTGGCTTTGGAGAAAGTATATGACATCCCACCACCGATGATCAAATTGTCCACTTTGTCGAGCAATTTTTCGATGATCATGATTTTGTCGGATACTTTGGCTCCACCCATGATCGCTGTGAATGGTCTCACAGGAGCATTCAATACTTTTTCAGCATTGTCTAGCTCTGCTTGCATCACATAGCCACAGATTTTGTCTTTGAAGTATTTAGCCACGATGGTAGTAGAGGCGTGTGCTCTGTGTGCTGTACCGAAGGCATCATTCACATAGACGTCACCAAGCTTAGAAAGCTTCTCAGCGAACGCTTCGTCACCTTTTTCTTCTTCTTTGTAGAATCTGAGGTTGTTGAGCAACAACACTTCGCCGGCTTGTAGACCAGCTGCTAGATCTACTGCATCTTGTCCGATACAATCCTCGGCGAATTTGACAGTCGTGCCAAATGCTTTGGACAAGGTAGGTACCAAGTGCTTCAAAGATGATTTC is part of the Reichenbachiella agarivorans genome and harbors:
- a CDS encoding phosphoglycerate kinase translates to MITLDQYNFKGKKALIRVDFNVPLNDKFAITDLTRIKAATPTIKKILKDGGSAILMSHLGRPKNGPEEKSSLKHLVPTLSKAFGTTVKFAEDCIGQDAVDLAAGLQAGEVLLLNNLRFYKEEEKGDEAFAEKLSKLGDVYVNDAFGTAHRAHASTTIVAKYFKDKICGYVMQAELDNAEKVLNAPVRPFTAIMGGAKVSDKIMIIEKLLDKVDNLIIGGGMSYTFSKANGGKIGNSLCEDDKMELTKELVKKAEAKGVKLYLPVDNMIADDFNNDANTKVVGRGEIPDGWEGLDIGPETVKLFSEVVSNSKTVLWNGPMGVFEFPTFAVGTEAIAEAVVEATMNDGFSLIGGGDSASAINNLGYGDKVSYVSTGGGALLEYMEGKVLPGVAALQS